A stretch of Arthrobacter sunyaminii DNA encodes these proteins:
- the yidD gene encoding membrane protein insertion efficiency factor YidD, whose protein sequence is MSRSGTNPGKAVQRVASFVWNLPRYMLIGLLVAYRKTISPLYGPVCRFFPSCSAYALEAVTVHGAVRGTWLAARRLVRCHPWNDGGVDHVPHGDRNWDPNRVPRIIVLNHPVIPADEDSREAA, encoded by the coding sequence ATGAGCCGCTCCGGTACCAATCCGGGAAAGGCTGTTCAGAGGGTTGCCTCTTTTGTGTGGAATCTGCCGCGCTACATGCTGATCGGCCTCCTGGTTGCCTATCGAAAAACCATTTCGCCCCTTTACGGGCCGGTCTGCAGGTTCTTTCCGTCCTGCTCCGCCTATGCTCTTGAAGCCGTGACTGTTCATGGTGCAGTGCGCGGTACTTGGCTGGCTGCCCGGCGGCTGGTTCGCTGCCACCCCTGGAACGACGGCGGGGTGGACCACGTACCGCACGGAGACAGGAATTGGGATCCCAACAGGGTTCCGAGAATTATTGTGCTGAATCACCCCGTGATTCCAGCCGACGAAGACAGCCGCGAAGCGGCCTGA
- the rnpA gene encoding ribonuclease P protein component, protein MLAVGNRVRTSTDFSHTVRSGARSGRRNVVLYAVRTGPRPTRVGFIVAKSVGNAVTRNLVKRRLREAAAESLREYPTGYDVVVRALPPAATASWQELRTDYMGALRTCAGKLDRVPSFDQKR, encoded by the coding sequence ATGCTGGCCGTAGGAAACCGGGTGCGGACGTCGACGGATTTTTCTCATACTGTACGTTCCGGTGCCCGAAGTGGGCGCCGGAACGTAGTGTTATATGCGGTGAGAACCGGGCCACGCCCGACCCGCGTAGGCTTCATCGTCGCCAAAAGCGTCGGGAACGCAGTGACACGCAACCTCGTTAAGAGAAGACTGAGGGAAGCAGCTGCGGAGAGTCTGCGTGAGTACCCCACCGGATACGACGTGGTGGTCCGTGCGTTGCCGCCGGCGGCAACGGCGTCGTGGCAGGAACTCCGTACGGACTATATGGGAGCGCTTCGCACCTGTGCAGGCAAACTCGACCGTGTTCCATCGTTTGACCAGAAGAGGTGA